Proteins from a genomic interval of Youhaiella tibetensis:
- a CDS encoding Glu/Leu/Phe/Val family dehydrogenase, which translates to MSDDSLLDRALVRLEAAASHLQIDPDVIEKLKYPRETTKMRLMIRMDDGSRKSFLAWRCRYDDTRGPTKGGIRFHPDSTVEEVETLAFWMTFKCAVMDLPYGGGKGAVRVDPRTLSKSELERLSRAYMQAFAKVVGPNRDIPAPDVYTNAMIMGWMADEYSQIVGEVSPAVITGKPIALGGSLGRNDATARGGYYLVRHLAGELGLGENMRVAIQGFGNAGQFYARLAAGDGHRIVAVSDSSGAIHSDAGLDVEKLIAGKAEGQSVAALAGVLGARVIPAEDLVGVDCELLVPAALEDMITVGNAASIKAKVVLELANGPVTPDADKILEERGIVVLPDILANAGGVTVSYFEWVQNRQGYYWDLEEIHARLRKIMEREGRAIWTIARERQVTARTAAYVHALGRLSTAIEAHGTQPFFAS; encoded by the coding sequence ATGTCCGATGACAGCTTGCTAGACCGTGCTCTTGTCCGCCTGGAGGCGGCGGCGAGCCATTTGCAGATCGATCCGGACGTCATCGAGAAACTCAAATATCCGCGCGAAACCACCAAGATGCGGCTGATGATCCGCATGGACGACGGCTCGCGAAAGTCCTTCCTGGCCTGGCGCTGCCGCTATGACGATACGCGCGGGCCGACCAAGGGCGGCATCCGCTTCCATCCCGACTCGACCGTAGAGGAGGTCGAGACGCTCGCCTTCTGGATGACCTTCAAATGCGCGGTGATGGACCTGCCCTATGGCGGGGGCAAGGGCGCGGTGCGCGTCGATCCGCGCACGCTCTCCAAGAGCGAGCTCGAACGCCTGTCGCGCGCCTATATGCAGGCCTTTGCCAAGGTCGTGGGCCCCAACCGGGATATTCCGGCGCCCGACGTCTATACCAATGCCATGATCATGGGCTGGATGGCCGACGAATATAGCCAGATCGTGGGCGAGGTCTCCCCGGCCGTCATCACCGGCAAGCCTATCGCGCTGGGCGGTTCGCTCGGCCGCAACGACGCCACGGCGCGCGGCGGCTACTACCTCGTGCGCCATCTCGCAGGCGAGCTGGGCCTGGGCGAAAACATGCGCGTGGCCATCCAGGGGTTCGGCAACGCCGGCCAGTTCTACGCCAGACTTGCCGCAGGAGACGGCCACAGGATCGTGGCGGTTTCCGATTCCTCGGGCGCCATCCATTCCGATGCTGGCCTCGATGTCGAAAAGCTCATCGCGGGCAAGGCCGAAGGCCAGTCGGTCGCCGCGCTTGCCGGCGTGCTGGGCGCCCGGGTCATTCCGGCCGAAGACCTCGTCGGGGTCGATTGCGAATTGCTGGTTCCGGCGGCGCTCGAGGACATGATCACGGTCGGCAACGCCGCTTCCATCAAGGCGAAGGTGGTGCTCGAGCTCGCCAACGGCCCGGTCACGCCCGATGCCGACAAGATCCTGGAGGAACGCGGGATCGTGGTCCTTCCCGACATTCTCGCCAATGCCGGGGGCGTCACCGTCTCCTATTTCGAGTGGGTGCAGAACCGGCAGGGCTATTACTGGGATCTCGAGGAGATCCATGCGCGGCTCAGGAAGATCATGGAGCGCGAGGGGCGGGCGATCTGGACGATTGCGCGCGAGCGCCAGGTCACGGCGCGGACCGCGGCCTATGTGCACGCCCTCGGTCGGCTCTCGACCGCCATCGAGGCGCACGGCACCCAGCCGTTCTTCGCCAGCTGA
- the leuB gene encoding 3-isopropylmalate dehydrogenase, translated as MATQNLFLLPGDGIGTEIMAEVQKLIDWLNANGKTDFATDTGLVGGCAYDKHGAAISEEDMAKALKADAVIFGAVGGPKWDNVPYEVRPEAGLLRLRKDLGLFANLRPAICYPALADASSLKRELVEGLDILIVRELTGGVYFGEPKEITDLGNGQKRAVDTQVYETYEIDRIARVAFDLAGTRSKKVHMADKKNVMKSGVLWSEVVASVAKDFPAIKYEHILADNAAMQLVRNPKQFDVMVTDNLFGDILSDAAAMLTGSLGMLPSASLGAPDAATGKRKALYEPVHGSAPDIAGKGIANPIAMIASFAMALRYSFNMIELADKLEAAIAGVLADGLRTGDIAQDGKKTVGTEEMGAAILAKLAA; from the coding sequence ATGGCCACCCAGAACCTCTTCCTTTTGCCCGGCGACGGCATCGGCACTGAAATCATGGCCGAGGTGCAAAAGCTCATCGACTGGCTCAATGCCAACGGCAAGACCGACTTCGCCACCGACACGGGGCTGGTGGGCGGTTGCGCCTATGACAAGCACGGTGCGGCGATTTCCGAAGAGGACATGGCCAAGGCCCTCAAGGCCGACGCGGTGATCTTCGGCGCGGTGGGCGGCCCCAAGTGGGACAATGTTCCCTATGAAGTGCGCCCGGAAGCGGGCCTGCTGCGCCTGCGCAAGGATCTGGGTCTCTTCGCCAACCTGCGCCCGGCCATCTGCTACCCGGCGCTGGCCGACGCCTCCTCGCTCAAGCGCGAGCTGGTGGAAGGACTCGATATCCTCATCGTGCGCGAACTCACCGGAGGCGTCTATTTCGGCGAGCCCAAGGAGATCACCGATCTCGGCAACGGCCAGAAGCGCGCCGTCGATACCCAGGTCTACGAGACCTACGAGATCGACCGCATCGCCCGCGTCGCCTTTGACCTCGCCGGCACCCGTTCCAAGAAGGTGCACATGGCCGACAAGAAGAACGTCATGAAGTCGGGCGTGCTCTGGAGCGAAGTGGTCGCCAGCGTCGCCAAGGATTTCCCGGCCATCAAGTACGAGCACATCCTGGCCGACAACGCCGCCATGCAGCTGGTGCGCAATCCCAAGCAGTTCGACGTCATGGTCACCGATAACCTCTTCGGCGACATCCTTTCGGACGCGGCGGCCATGCTCACCGGTTCGCTCGGCATGCTGCCGTCGGCGTCGCTGGGGGCGCCCGATGCCGCGACCGGCAAGCGCAAGGCGCTTTACGAACCCGTCCACGGCTCGGCTCCCGACATCGCCGGCAAGGGCATTGCCAACCCGATCGCCATGATCGCCAGCTTCGCCATGGCGCTGCGCTATTCGTTCAACATGATCGAGCTGGCCGACAAGCTCGAAGCCGCCATCGCCGGCGTCCTGGCCGATGGCCTGCGCACCGGCGACATCGCTCAGGACGGCAAGAAGACCGTGGGCACCGAGGAGATGGGCGCGGCCATCCTGGCCAAGCTCGCGGCCTGA